The genomic segment ATACCATGAACATTGAGCATAGCCAGTCTGCTTCCGGTATCCGTTACATATACGATGTTGTTTCTCGCGTCCGCGAATTCATCATTCGTTGATAATCTGAATAAAGTTGTATTCCCTGTTCTTCCCGATATCACGGTGTTGTTGTGGAAATACAGAGTTCCCTTCCTGTAATGATCTGTGTTTGAACCGTCGCCGCCATAGTGACATATCTGGCTGTTACCCTCGTTGTACTGCTCAATCAGAATATTCCCATAGACAAATGTCTCGGAATATGAAGGGTCATTATAGATACCGGAATGATCTGATTCAACAAGATCAAGCTGTCTGTTGCCGCATTCTATCCAGTTGTATCTGATAACCGTGCCGCAAGAGCGATCCTTCAAATTGTTTCCTTCGCATCCTGCCCTTAGCGGTCCGAAATGATTGTACTGGAAAACAATGCCATTTGATTCAGTGTAATTATTGTGCTGGTAATAACTGCCCTCAACGCCGTTATCGTATATATGACAGCACTCGATCGTAATGTTACCTGACTGGTATGACGCGAAAAAACCATTCCCGCAATCGCGAAGAATGCAATTTCTTATTGTAATATGATTGCCTGATATCACATATATCGAAGCAGCATTTTCCGAATAGCTCCCCGGCTGACCGCTGTCATTCGTAAACGTGAATGGTGACCGCCCACTTCTTATATCCAGGTTCTCTATTATGACATAGTCAGGATCCTGATTCGGGAAGCTTGATCCGCCGAGGTTGATAACTCCTCTTTCCTCCGACCAGTAATCCAGTTCCAGCCTTGTTACCGCGTCACGCCCATCAATAACGGGAATCTCTCCCCCCGGACCGGGTACTCCTTTGAAGACAATGTTATCTGATTCGGTTCCCGAACGGGCTATCACCCATTTCTCACAGTATGGCTCTGTCCTGTAGTGAATGAGAACCGAATCCCCCGGATTCAGGTTCTCCAGAGGAACGTCGCCGATATTCTCGTAAGGCATTCCCGGCCCGACTTCATAGGTTAAAGCAAGCGTATCTCCCGAAAAGCACAGTATGAACAGGAGTATCAGAGACCCACACAATTTTCTTCCGGTTTTCAATATACGTTCTTCTTCCCATCATACCCACGAAGTGTCAGGTCATATGGTTCGATTTTTCTTTTCTGTCCTGGCTTTTTTAACCCATCCTTCTGCACCAAGTTCGATGAATATTTTCAGCGCTTCATCAAGGCTCATCATTGCCCTGGCTTCATCCCCGGATTCCCTGTACATCAAACCCTGAAAATAATGAACCTGGCCAATATCCAGCTGTCTGTTAATACCTTCGAAAATCGATAATGATTTGTTGAAAGCAATTATGGCCTTATCCCATTCCTTCTTCTCTGCAGACAAACGACCTGATAGACAATGTGCTGTTGCTTCCATTTTTCCTGAATTCATCGCGTCAATTAAATGAAAGGTTTTATTCAGCGTTTCTCCGGCCGTTTCAAGGTCGTTCTTTTCCAGATGGAGCGAGGTAAAGCTAATAAGAACTTCAGCAATGAGTGGATTCGATTTGATCATCTCTGCTATAGAGACAGCTTCTTCATAATACTCTTCCGCGGTGGAAAATTCCCCTTTCTCAAGGTATATTTCTCCAATTGCGACAAGGCTTTCCGCCTCTGTTTGACGATCATTGATCTCTCTTGCGATCTGTAATGAATATGTACAGTATTCCAGAGACCTGGAATAATCACCAAGTTTATAGTAAAGAACTCCGATATTATTACGAGTCATCGCCTCGACTTTACGAGTACCGGTTTCAATCGAAATACTCATTGAGGTCTCATAATATTTTATTGCCTTTGCATATTCGCCTGATACCGCGCTTAGAATTCCAATATTGTTAAGAGTACTCGCTTCAAGCTTCCTTGCGCCCATTTCATTTGATAATTTCAAGGATCTTTCATAACAATCCTTTGCTTTTGCATTATCGCCCAGATCTCCATATATGAGACCTATATTGCTGAGGGCTCTAGCTTCAGTTTCGATATCACCGAGAGTTTTTGTTATCTCCAGTGAACGAAGGTAGTATTTCAGTGATTTTGAATACTCGCCCAGATTCCAGAAAATAATACTCTTATTCCCAAGAATCATTGCTTCGAACTTCTTATTCTCTGTCTTTTCCGCAATCGTCAATGAATTCTGATATAGTTTCAGTGCGCTCTTGAATTCACCAAGATACCAGTTGGCGATTCCAATACAATTAAGACCTCCCATTTCTCCCTGCTCATCATTCAGTTCCCTGTAGATTTCCAGGGCTTTCTCTGCCATTTCAATAGTATCATCGTAGTGAGATAATCCAAAGTAGACTCTGCACAAATCAATCAGGCAATCAGCTTCCAGTTTCTTTTCCCCAAGCACTTGCGAATTCTTGACAGCTTCTTTCAGATCCTCTATCGCCATCTCATTATCACCGACCAGATCCAGAACTGCGGCTCTCTTTTTTTGAATTTCGATTTCCTTCAGTTCCGAACCCTCTGTCCCGCTCTGTGTCAGACACTCCAGCACTCTG from the Candidatus Aegiribacteria sp. genome contains:
- a CDS encoding right-handed parallel beta-helix repeat-containing protein produces the protein MKTGRKLCGSLILLFILCFSGDTLALTYEVGPGMPYENIGDVPLENLNPGDSVLIHYRTEPYCEKWVIARSGTESDNIVFKGVPGPGGEIPVIDGRDAVTRLELDYWSEERGVINLGGSSFPNQDPDYVIIENLDIRSGRSPFTFTNDSGQPGSYSENAASIYVISGNHITIRNCILRDCGNGFFASYQSGNITIECCHIYDNGVEGSYYQHNNYTESNGIVFQYNHFGPLRAGCEGNNLKDRSCGTVIRYNWIECGNRQLDLVESDHSGIYNDPSYSETFVYGNILIEQYNEGNSQICHYGGDGSNTDHYRKGTLYFHNNTVISGRTGNTTLFRLSTNDEFADARNNIVYVTDTGSRLAMLNVHGILDIRNNWFKTGWVETHQSGFQGTVINSGGLVTGDFPGFADFG
- a CDS encoding tetratricopeptide repeat protein translates to LDKSIFMLDKFRLYEGIRRFLELQASISPLIICLDNIHWADDSSLELFNYLVRALQESPVFFFFIYRVEEAKSESFRKVMQSMNREKLYDLIELEPLELFEVAQMLSLMAGISPSPELNTFIYRETGGNPFFIEELMKSMESEDAFISSETELSFIEDKEIAISHLIKGVVNRKMGMMSSQSQELLEYAAVIGRKFDFSLLREVTGMNEGHLFDLMDEILGMRLLKESEGERYCFSEDVIRETIYQQIPKIKSKHYHRIVGEALVSLNAESVDNVVEELAYHYYICNDNDKVIEYGIIAADRAKNAYANRDAIEFYSRVLECLTQSGTEGSELKEIEIQKKRAAVLDLVGDNEMAIEDLKEAVKNSQVLGEKKLEADCLIDLCRVYFGLSHYDDTIEMAEKALEIYRELNDEQGEMGGLNCIGIANWYLGEFKSALKLYQNSLTIAEKTENKKFEAMILGNKSIIFWNLGEYSKSLKYYLRSLEITKTLGDIETEARALSNIGLIYGDLGDNAKAKDCYERSLKLSNEMGARKLEASTLNNIGILSAVSGEYAKAIKYYETSMSISIETGTRKVEAMTRNNIGVLYYKLGDYSRSLEYCTYSLQIAREINDRQTEAESLVAIGEIYLEKGEFSTAEEYYEEAVSIAEMIKSNPLIAEVLISFTSLHLEKNDLETAGETLNKTFHLIDAMNSGKMEATAHCLSGRLSAEKKEWDKAIIAFNKSLSIFEGINRQLDIGQVHYFQGLMYRESGDEARAMMSLDEALKIFIELGAEGWVKKARTEKKNRTI